The Thalassotalea sp. 273M-4 genome includes a region encoding these proteins:
- a CDS encoding XdhC family protein, which translates to MQLSDKPVIEQAVNYIQQNKPFWLCTILNTYGSAPRPIGSIFVTDGGQRFGSISGGCLEDAFVEMLKQGKFNQPTQLFTYGQHAVSASIYRELPCGGTIELLVEYIPPVTKHQEHFQQWLQFADKQQPFSRVIELDGDAKHVSLLNDTPAQQVVTAPHQVTLAYEQVITLLLIGIGQVTEQLARLGILAGYQVKVCDTRKGLSDSWHFNKARGGVDIIWMSPDLFVEKYANGRSAVLALAHDPSIDDVALMSVFDTSAFYIGAMGSTRTSNARIERLQRICDIPLQQLERLHAPIGLNIGSKTPVEIAIATLADIIRVQHKINKEAL; encoded by the coding sequence ATGCAACTTTCAGACAAACCGGTTATTGAACAAGCTGTTAATTACATTCAACAAAATAAGCCTTTTTGGTTATGTACCATATTAAATACCTATGGTTCAGCGCCACGCCCAATCGGTTCAATTTTTGTTACTGATGGCGGGCAAAGATTTGGTTCTATTTCTGGCGGTTGTCTTGAAGATGCCTTTGTCGAGATGCTCAAACAAGGTAAGTTTAACCAACCAACGCAACTGTTTACGTATGGTCAGCATGCTGTTAGTGCGTCTATTTATCGAGAGTTGCCTTGTGGGGGGACAATCGAGTTATTGGTTGAATACATACCGCCGGTCACCAAACACCAAGAACATTTTCAGCAATGGCTGCAATTTGCCGACAAACAACAACCCTTTAGCAGAGTCATAGAATTAGATGGTGATGCCAAACATGTATCGTTGTTAAATGATACCCCAGCGCAGCAAGTAGTAACGGCACCACATCAAGTCACCCTAGCCTATGAACAGGTGATCACTTTATTACTCATTGGGATTGGGCAAGTGACAGAACAATTAGCGCGCTTAGGCATTTTGGCAGGCTATCAAGTAAAAGTTTGTGATACCCGAAAAGGCTTATCTGATAGTTGGCACTTTAATAAAGCTCGTGGTGGTGTCGACATTATTTGGATGTCACCAGACTTGTTTGTCGAAAAATACGCCAACGGTCGCAGTGCGGTACTCGCTTTAGCTCATGATCCGAGTATTGACGATGTAGCCTTGATGAGTGTGTTTGACACCAGCGCATTTTACATTGGTGCCATGGGGTCGACACGAACCAGTAATGCTCGAATTGAACGACTACAACGGATCTGCGACATTCCCTTGCAGCAACTAGAACGCTTACATGCCCCTATTGGCTTAAATATTGGCAGTAAAACACCCGTTGAAATTGCTATTGCTACCTTAGCAGACATCATACGGGTTCAACATAAAATCAATAAAGAGGCATTATAA
- a CDS encoding CIA30 family protein — protein sequence MMTSLNPAQASEIFFTQSSEQDNWFVINDTVMGGESQSHFAVREQNGIFSGYVSLENYGGFASVRRPMRLSHPSEQISLLVKGDGKTYQFRIRTNNLVDGIAYRVNFTTEKGVWQRINFHQQEFIATFRGRIITDAPPLKFSDIAQIGFLISQKQQGKFQLMVQSISFLQST from the coding sequence ATGATGACATCTTTAAACCCTGCGCAAGCGTCTGAGATATTTTTTACCCAATCGAGTGAGCAAGACAACTGGTTTGTGATCAACGATACGGTTATGGGTGGGGAGTCGCAAAGTCATTTTGCGGTCAGGGAGCAAAACGGTATTTTTTCTGGTTATGTATCCCTTGAAAACTATGGTGGGTTTGCATCGGTGCGTCGTCCTATGCGCTTATCTCATCCGAGTGAGCAAATTTCGTTACTCGTTAAAGGCGATGGTAAAACCTATCAGTTTCGCATCCGAACCAATAACCTCGTTGACGGTATTGCCTACAGGGTCAATTTCACCACCGAAAAAGGGGTTTGGCAACGAATAAACTTTCACCAACAGGAGTTTATTGCCACCTTTAGAGGTCGTATCATTACAGATGCACCGCCGTTAAAATTTAGCGATATCGCCCAAATTGGTTTTTTAATTTCGCAAAAACAACAAGGCAAATTTCAACTTATGGTGCAGTCTATCAGCTTTTTACAATCTACTTAA
- the ruvC gene encoding crossover junction endodeoxyribonuclease RuvC: MSIILGIDPGSRLTGYGVIEKKGRTFNYLGSGCIKTLSAGDDQSKRLQIIFAGVSELIVQFKPDMFAIEQVFMGLNPGGALKLGQARGVAMVAATNRGLDVAEYSARQIKQAVVGTGAASKEQVQHMVTTFLKLPCTPQADAADALAVAICHGHSFDSLVKMAGQAKKTVRGRLR, encoded by the coding sequence ATGAGCATAATACTTGGCATCGACCCAGGCTCTCGTTTAACGGGGTACGGTGTGATTGAAAAGAAAGGACGCACGTTCAATTATCTCGGCAGTGGTTGTATTAAAACCTTAAGTGCCGGTGATGATCAGTCTAAGCGCTTGCAAATTATTTTTGCTGGAGTGTCTGAGCTTATTGTTCAGTTTAAACCCGATATGTTTGCCATAGAACAAGTGTTTATGGGCTTAAACCCAGGCGGCGCTTTAAAGCTTGGGCAAGCACGCGGCGTGGCGATGGTGGCCGCAACAAATCGGGGACTAGACGTTGCCGAATATTCCGCAAGGCAAATAAAACAAGCTGTCGTTGGCACAGGCGCGGCGAGTAAAGAGCAAGTTCAGCATATGGTGACCACGTTTTTAAAATTACCATGCACACCGCAAGCGGATGCGGCCGATGCATTAGCGGTGGCTATTTGTCACGGTCACAGTTTTGACTCATTAGTAAAAATGGCTGGGCAAGCGAAGAAAACCGTTCGAGGTCGATTGCGATAA
- a CDS encoding TIGR04219 family outer membrane beta-barrel protein, whose amino-acid sequence MKKLLLASAILVASSAAQADMLLGAEFEATYWKQNLELAGDDMGDKGQPAFSASFEHPIPLVPNIKAGYSTVDSSDLAYDKIDFTLYYEILDNDLVTFDIGVGASLFQNARILQELIEEEFDGAIPHAYAMLEVGIPATPLFLYAKGDGFSYDDNSISDLQVGIKYEIGAYALNFDLLAGYRAQKLEIEDLGDVTIPFEYEAKGFFAGINLDF is encoded by the coding sequence ATGAAAAAATTACTATTAGCTTCAGCGATTTTAGTCGCCTCATCTGCAGCTCAAGCCGATATGCTGTTGGGCGCTGAATTCGAAGCAACTTACTGGAAGCAAAACCTAGAATTAGCCGGTGACGATATGGGCGATAAAGGCCAACCCGCTTTTTCGGCCTCGTTTGAACACCCAATTCCACTTGTGCCAAATATCAAGGCCGGTTATTCAACGGTCGATTCTTCTGACTTAGCCTACGATAAAATTGATTTTACGCTTTACTATGAAATTCTTGATAATGATCTGGTAACATTTGATATTGGTGTCGGTGCATCACTATTTCAAAATGCCCGTATTTTACAAGAGCTGATTGAAGAAGAATTTGATGGTGCTATTCCTCATGCATACGCCATGTTAGAAGTGGGGATTCCGGCGACACCGTTATTTTTATACGCCAAAGGCGATGGCTTTAGTTACGACGATAACAGCATTTCAGACTTACAAGTTGGGATCAAATATGAAATTGGTGCATACGCCCTAAATTTTGACTTGTTGGCTGGCTATCGTGCGCAAAAGCTTGAAATTGAAGACTTAGGCGATGTCACCATCCCATTTGAATACGAAGCCAAAGGTTTCTTTGCGGGTATTAACTTAGACTTTTAG
- a CDS encoding histidine phosphatase family protein: MNVFCLVRHAKSSWKDPTLTDIQRPINSRGKRSIKLMGQWLMQQNIYAKALYASPAKRAQQTALGLAPFVQACKSDVITQQQLYFHGARAILECIKTTPESFQSIVLVTHNPDITECFNLLHCDHLEHMPTCAVAIFCCTEPWFNFSSKCCHLQGYNVPKNILSE, from the coding sequence ATGAATGTTTTTTGCTTGGTTCGACATGCAAAGTCCAGTTGGAAAGATCCAACCTTAACCGATATCCAGCGCCCTATAAATAGTCGAGGCAAAAGAAGCATTAAACTTATGGGGCAATGGCTAATGCAACAAAATATTTATGCCAAAGCTCTGTATGCAAGTCCTGCTAAGAGAGCGCAGCAAACTGCCCTAGGGCTAGCGCCTTTTGTGCAAGCCTGCAAGAGCGACGTCATCACCCAACAGCAACTTTATTTTCACGGCGCTAGAGCAATTTTAGAGTGCATAAAAACCACCCCAGAGTCTTTTCAAAGCATAGTGTTGGTAACTCATAACCCCGATATCACCGAATGTTTTAATTTACTGCACTGTGATCATCTTGAGCATATGCCAACGTGTGCCGTTGCTATATTTTGTTGTACTGAGCCATGGTTTAACTTCTCGTCAAAATGCTGTCATTTACAGGGTTACAATGTGCCCAAAAATATCTTAAGTGAATGA
- the ruvA gene encoding Holliday junction branch migration protein RuvA, producing the protein MIGRLRGILVEKQAPEIVIECAGVGYEVTLPMTSFYHLPKLEQEAVIYTHFVVREDAQLLYGFANTTERKLFRLLIKVNGVGPKLALAILSNMSAGQFVQCVNLDDVGTIVKIPGVGKKTAERLLVEMRDKLKDWGQELPMPSSHAISIDDIGEAPSLITTASSKDDAITALTSLGYKQMQAEKAVKSVFDSDKSSEELIRDALKSML; encoded by the coding sequence GTGATAGGTAGATTACGCGGCATATTAGTCGAAAAACAAGCCCCCGAAATCGTCATTGAATGCGCAGGCGTTGGTTACGAGGTCACTTTACCAATGACCAGCTTTTATCATTTACCAAAACTTGAGCAAGAAGCCGTTATATATACCCACTTTGTTGTTCGTGAAGATGCACAATTGCTTTATGGCTTTGCCAATACAACTGAGCGTAAGCTGTTCCGTTTATTAATAAAAGTTAATGGGGTCGGGCCAAAACTGGCGTTGGCTATTTTATCCAATATGTCGGCAGGGCAGTTTGTGCAATGTGTGAATTTAGACGATGTGGGCACCATCGTAAAAATACCAGGTGTCGGTAAAAAAACCGCCGAGCGTTTACTGGTTGAAATGCGAGATAAGCTTAAAGATTGGGGGCAAGAGTTGCCAATGCCAAGTAGTCATGCGATTTCTATTGATGACATTGGTGAAGCACCAAGTTTAATCACCACCGCCAGCAGCAAAGACGATGCCATTACGGCCTTAACCTCTTTAGGTTATAAACAAATGCAAGCCGAAAAAGCGGTGAAATCGGTGTTTGATAGTGATAAAAGCTCCGAAGAACTTATTCGTGACGCGTTAAAATCGATGCTGTAA
- a CDS encoding M3 family metallopeptidase: MKISVVALAISTTLLLGACSDNNQTDTTERLDPQKQEQGIKQTNPLLIASTLQYQTPDFDAIKDEHFMSAFTQGMAEHLQEIDAIANNPEPATFDNTLIAMEKSGALLTRVSLVFSNLAGTDSNAERRDIQKKIAPLLAGHYDNINLNSKLFARIETLYNQREQLGLDPESLRLLEVYHRNFVRAGAKLTEQQKHAIRALNEEHSNLTTQFAQNLLQETKNIQVIVDNLEELDGLSESQIKAAAKAAEASGLQGKYAISITNTTRQPILASIHNRELRKKIWQASANRAQTGATDNRKIVARLANLRAEKAQLLGYDNWASYGLEAQMAKKPQAVLAMFGSMVPAVVEKAKKEAQAIQTMIEMKGHSFKLEPWDWAYYAELVRQRQYDLDENKVKQYFEFNRVLHDGLFYTMNRLFGINFKARPDLPVYHPDVEAYELFDVNGDSLAIFYADYFARDGKRGGAWMSAFVGQSGLLEQKPVIVNVMNIPKGPEGSPTLVSYDNVTTMFHELGHGLHGMFSDVKYPTLAGTAVSRDFVEFPSTFQEDWAAQPEIIANYAKHYKTGESIPAQLLDKVIKSRSFNQGFDTLEYMSAALLDMEYHSISSANSIDDINAFEAQALAKHGVDLPAIPPRYKSTYFSHSMGGGYSAGYYAYMWSEILAADAFEFIQNNGGLNIENGIEFREKILAIGNSKKPMEAYKAFRGQEPSTDALLIRRGLKTKL, encoded by the coding sequence ATGAAAATTTCTGTTGTTGCGTTAGCAATTTCAACAACGCTACTTCTGGGCGCCTGTAGTGATAATAATCAAACCGACACTACTGAACGTCTAGATCCTCAAAAACAGGAGCAAGGTATCAAACAAACGAATCCTCTGCTGATCGCTAGTACATTACAGTACCAAACCCCAGATTTTGATGCGATCAAAGATGAACATTTTATGAGTGCTTTTACTCAAGGGATGGCCGAACATTTACAAGAAATTGACGCCATAGCCAATAATCCTGAGCCTGCAACTTTTGACAACACTCTGATAGCAATGGAAAAGTCTGGAGCTCTGCTTACTCGTGTGTCTCTGGTATTTTCTAATTTAGCGGGCACCGACAGCAACGCAGAGCGCCGCGATATTCAAAAAAAAATCGCCCCCTTGCTGGCCGGTCACTATGACAACATCAATTTAAATAGTAAATTATTTGCCCGCATTGAAACCCTTTACAACCAACGTGAGCAATTGGGCTTGGATCCTGAATCATTGCGGCTGCTTGAAGTATATCATCGCAACTTCGTCCGAGCGGGTGCTAAATTAACCGAGCAACAAAAACACGCCATTCGAGCGTTAAATGAAGAACATTCAAACTTAACCACCCAATTTGCCCAAAACCTATTACAAGAAACGAAAAACATTCAAGTGATTGTTGATAATCTTGAAGAGCTTGATGGGTTATCAGAGTCACAAATTAAAGCGGCTGCAAAAGCGGCTGAGGCATCGGGTCTTCAGGGTAAATATGCTATAAGCATCACGAATACAACACGCCAGCCTATATTGGCTTCTATACATAATCGCGAACTGCGTAAAAAAATATGGCAAGCATCGGCCAATCGAGCCCAAACAGGTGCTACCGACAACCGCAAAATAGTTGCTCGATTAGCCAATTTACGCGCCGAAAAAGCCCAACTGTTGGGCTATGACAATTGGGCAAGTTACGGCTTAGAAGCTCAAATGGCGAAAAAGCCACAAGCAGTTTTGGCAATGTTTGGCAGCATGGTACCTGCGGTCGTTGAAAAAGCCAAAAAAGAAGCCCAAGCCATCCAAACGATGATAGAGATGAAAGGCCATTCGTTTAAGCTCGAACCATGGGATTGGGCCTATTACGCCGAACTAGTACGTCAACGACAATACGATTTAGATGAAAATAAAGTAAAACAATATTTTGAATTTAATCGTGTATTACACGATGGCTTGTTCTACACCATGAACCGTTTGTTTGGCATTAATTTTAAAGCTCGTCCAGATTTGCCCGTTTATCATCCAGACGTAGAAGCTTATGAACTATTTGATGTAAATGGTGACAGTCTTGCTATTTTCTATGCCGATTATTTTGCCCGTGACGGTAAACGAGGCGGAGCTTGGATGTCAGCCTTTGTTGGTCAATCTGGCTTACTTGAACAAAAGCCGGTGATTGTTAATGTAATGAACATCCCCAAAGGGCCTGAAGGCAGTCCGACATTAGTAAGTTATGACAATGTGACCACTATGTTTCACGAGTTAGGTCATGGTTTACACGGCATGTTCTCTGATGTTAAGTACCCAACATTGGCAGGGACCGCGGTGTCACGAGATTTTGTTGAATTTCCATCAACTTTCCAAGAGGATTGGGCCGCGCAACCAGAAATAATCGCAAACTATGCTAAGCACTATAAAACCGGCGAGTCGATTCCAGCGCAATTGCTTGATAAAGTGATTAAATCTCGCAGTTTTAACCAAGGTTTCGATACGCTTGAATATATGTCTGCGGCTTTGTTGGACATGGAATACCACTCAATTTCCAGCGCCAATAGCATTGATGATATAAATGCCTTTGAAGCCCAAGCTCTAGCGAAACACGGCGTCGACTTACCCGCAATTCCCCCTCGTTATAAATCAACTTACTTCTCTCATTCTATGGGCGGTGGTTATTCTGCAGGTTATTATGCCTATATGTGGAGTGAAATCCTTGCCGCAGATGCCTTTGAATTCATTCAAAACAATGGTGGCTTAAACATTGAAAACGGGATTGAGTTTCGAGAAAAAATATTGGCGATTGGAAACTCAAAAAAACCCATGGAAGCCTATAAAGCATTCCGTGGGCAAGAGCCATCGACCGATGCATTATTGATTCGTCGTGGCTTAAAAACCAAACTGTAG
- a CDS encoding YqaE/Pmp3 family membrane protein translates to MNQLILIILSIFLPPVAVFIKAGVGKDLLINILLCLLMFIPGIIHALWVVTR, encoded by the coding sequence ATGAATCAATTGATTTTAATTATTTTGTCCATATTCTTACCACCGGTTGCCGTATTTATAAAGGCAGGTGTTGGTAAAGACTTACTTATTAATATACTTCTTTGTTTGTTGATGTTCATACCCGGAATTATTCATGCTTTATGGGTAGTGACTCGCTAG
- a CDS encoding NTP transferase domain-containing protein yields MHIALVLAAGISSRYGSDKRLSSPEHLTKPLLLQTLESVKPHYDMLFVIQNAQDQHIAKLLGNQDVFVLTAPSSPIGLGHSIAAGVQQIQKLLPATSVQTLTLLLADMPFIQPSTMVKLKQFAKPNRIIRPSYQGQPGHPVCFGVDYIDDLSNLTYPLGAKPIIEQHKQNLVEIKVNDVGVIKDIDTPADWLTSQQ; encoded by the coding sequence ATGCACATTGCTTTAGTTTTGGCAGCAGGAATTTCGAGTCGATACGGCAGTGATAAGCGTTTATCATCCCCTGAACATTTAACGAAACCTTTGTTATTGCAAACCTTAGAGTCGGTAAAACCGCATTATGATATGTTGTTTGTTATTCAAAACGCACAAGACCAACACATTGCCAAATTACTCGGCAACCAAGATGTGTTTGTCCTGACCGCCCCGTCTTCACCTATAGGTTTAGGCCACAGCATTGCCGCTGGCGTTCAACAGATTCAGAAATTATTGCCAGCAACCTCAGTTCAAACGTTAACCCTACTGCTCGCCGATATGCCTTTTATTCAGCCGTCAACAATGGTTAAACTTAAACAGTTTGCTAAGCCAAATCGCATTATCCGACCGAGTTATCAAGGTCAACCTGGACACCCTGTCTGTTTTGGTGTTGATTATATAGATGATTTATCCAATTTAACCTACCCTCTTGGGGCTAAACCCATTATTGAACAACACAAGCAAAATCTTGTAGAAATAAAAGTTAATGATGTTGGGGTCATTAAAGATATTGATACCCCAGCAGATTGGTTAACCAGCCAGCAATAA
- the aspS gene encoding aspartate--tRNA ligase: MRSLFCGEVNESHIGQEVTLCGWVNRRRDLGAVIFLDLRDREGIVQVVFDPDLQEVLETANTLRNEFCVQITGKVRARPESQVNKDMKTGAIEVLGLELTILNKAAPLPLTLDDHQKNSEEQRLKYRYLDLRRPEMTERLRFRAKVTSQVRASLEKQGFMDIETPILTAATPEGARDYLVPSRTQKGNFFALPQSPQLFKQLLMMSGMERYYQIVKCFRDEDLRADRQPEFTQIDLETSFMSAEQVMDVAETMIRELFQSLLNVDLGTFPHMTYAEAMQRYGSDKPDLRNPLEIVDVADILKDVEFKVFSGPANDPKGRVSVICVPGGAGKFSRKNIDEYTKFVGIYGAKGLAWMKVNDLDAGMEGIQSPILKFLPETAVTELLQRTGAQSGDIIFFGADSYNVVTEALGALRLKLGEDLGIVSDEWKPLWVVDFPMFEEDKGALHALHHPFTAPSNMTPEELEANPIGALSNAYDMVLNGCELGGGSVRIHDAQMQAAVFRILGISDEEAQEKFGFLLEALRYGTPPHAGLAFGLDRIVMLMTGASSIRDVMAFPKTTTAACPLTNAPGNANPAQLVELGIQSIAAEQNEDEK; encoded by the coding sequence ATGCGTAGCTTATTTTGTGGTGAGGTAAATGAATCTCACATTGGCCAGGAAGTGACTCTTTGTGGTTGGGTTAATCGTCGTCGTGACCTCGGTGCCGTTATCTTCTTAGATTTGCGCGATCGCGAAGGCATTGTGCAAGTGGTGTTTGATCCTGATTTACAAGAGGTTTTAGAAACGGCTAACACATTACGTAATGAGTTTTGTGTGCAGATTACCGGTAAAGTACGTGCCCGTCCTGAATCTCAAGTTAATAAAGATATGAAAACCGGTGCGATTGAAGTACTAGGTTTAGAGCTTACTATTTTAAATAAAGCTGCCCCGTTGCCTTTAACTTTGGACGATCATCAAAAGAATTCAGAAGAGCAACGTCTTAAGTACCGCTACCTTGATTTACGTCGTCCAGAAATGACCGAGCGTTTACGTTTTCGTGCCAAAGTAACATCACAAGTTCGTGCTTCTCTAGAAAAGCAGGGCTTTATGGACATTGAAACCCCCATTTTAACCGCCGCTACCCCCGAAGGGGCTCGCGATTACTTGGTGCCTAGTCGTACGCAAAAAGGTAATTTCTTTGCTTTGCCACAATCACCACAGCTATTTAAACAGTTGTTGATGATGTCGGGTATGGAGCGTTACTACCAAATCGTTAAGTGTTTTCGTGATGAAGATTTACGTGCTGACCGTCAACCTGAATTTACTCAAATCGATTTAGAAACGTCGTTTATGAGTGCTGAGCAAGTGATGGATGTGGCTGAAACCATGATCCGTGAATTGTTCCAATCGCTATTGAACGTCGATTTAGGCACATTCCCGCACATGACCTACGCCGAGGCGATGCAACGTTACGGTTCTGATAAGCCAGATTTACGTAACCCTCTTGAGATTGTTGACGTAGCCGACATCTTAAAAGACGTAGAATTTAAAGTATTCTCTGGTCCTGCAAACGACCCTAAAGGTCGAGTGTCGGTAATTTGTGTACCAGGGGGAGCAGGTAAGTTCTCTCGTAAGAACATTGACGAATACACTAAGTTTGTTGGGATTTACGGCGCTAAAGGTCTGGCTTGGATGAAAGTGAACGACCTTGATGCCGGAATGGAAGGCATTCAGTCGCCTATCCTTAAATTTTTACCAGAAACCGCCGTCACTGAGCTACTACAACGCACGGGCGCTCAATCAGGCGATATTATCTTCTTCGGTGCAGACAGCTACAATGTGGTAACCGAAGCTTTAGGAGCATTACGTCTTAAATTGGGTGAAGACTTAGGTATCGTTTCGGATGAGTGGAAACCATTATGGGTTGTTGACTTCCCAATGTTTGAAGAAGACAAGGGCGCATTACACGCATTGCACCACCCATTCACCGCACCAAGTAATATGACACCAGAAGAGCTAGAAGCTAACCCAATTGGCGCTTTATCTAATGCTTACGATATGGTTTTAAACGGTTGTGAATTAGGTGGTGGCTCTGTTCGTATTCACGATGCACAAATGCAAGCCGCTGTCTTTAGAATTTTAGGGATCAGCGACGAAGAAGCGCAAGAGAAGTTTGGCTTCTTACTTGAAGCTTTACGTTATGGTACACCGCCACACGCAGGTTTGGCTTTTGGTCTTGACCGAATCGTGATGTTAATGACTGGCGCAAGCTCTATCCGTGATGTGATGGCATTCCCTAAAACCACGACAGCAGCTTGTCCATTAACCAATGCTCCTGGTAACGCCAACCCAGCTCAGTTGGTTGAATTGGGTATTCAGTCCATTGCCGCAGAGCAAAATGAGGACGAAAAATAA
- the ruvB gene encoding Holliday junction branch migration DNA helicase RuvB encodes MIEADRLIQPTMTREEETIDRAIRPKMLTDYTGQDHVKEQMDIFIAAAKKRSEPLDHLLIFGPPGLGKTTLANIVANEMGVNIRTTSGPVLEKAGDLAALLTNLEENDVLFIDEIHRLSPMVEEILYPAMEDYQLDIMIGEGPAARSIKLDLPPFTLIGATTRAGALTSPLRDRFGIVQRLEFYKVEDLTDIVSRSAHFLNVSLSTEGALEVAKRSRGTPRIANRLLRRVRDYAEIKNNGQADQNTASKALNMLEVDTQGFDLMDRKLLLAIIDKFSGGPVGLDNIAAAIGEERETIEDVIEPFLIQQGFLQRTPRGRIVSDNAYLHFGLDIPKR; translated from the coding sequence ATGATAGAAGCCGACCGCTTGATACAGCCGACCATGACACGAGAAGAAGAAACCATCGATCGTGCCATTCGGCCAAAGATGTTGACTGACTATACCGGTCAAGATCATGTAAAAGAGCAAATGGATATTTTTATCGCTGCGGCTAAAAAACGCAGCGAACCCTTAGATCATTTATTGATTTTTGGCCCACCAGGCTTGGGCAAAACCACCTTAGCCAATATTGTGGCAAATGAAATGGGCGTAAATATTCGTACGACATCGGGTCCTGTTCTGGAAAAAGCTGGTGACTTGGCGGCTTTATTAACCAATCTTGAAGAAAACGATGTGTTGTTTATTGACGAAATACATCGTTTAAGCCCCATGGTGGAAGAAATTCTGTATCCGGCAATGGAAGACTATCAATTAGATATCATGATAGGTGAGGGGCCTGCAGCGCGTTCTATTAAGCTTGATTTACCCCCGTTTACGTTAATTGGTGCAACGACTCGCGCCGGCGCTTTAACTTCGCCGTTAAGAGATAGATTTGGCATTGTCCAGCGCTTAGAGTTTTATAAGGTTGAAGACTTAACGGACATTGTCAGTCGCTCTGCTCATTTTCTAAATGTCAGTTTATCGACCGAAGGCGCCTTAGAAGTGGCTAAGCGCTCTCGAGGTACTCCGCGAATTGCCAATCGATTATTACGCCGAGTACGAGACTATGCAGAAATTAAAAATAATGGTCAGGCTGACCAGAATACCGCCTCAAAAGCCTTAAACATGCTTGAAGTTGATACCCAAGGCTTTGATTTAATGGATAGAAAATTGTTATTAGCGATCATTGATAAATTTTCAGGTGGCCCCGTTGGCTTAGACAATATCGCCGCAGCCATTGGTGAAGAGCGCGAAACGATTGAAGATGTTATAGAGCCTTTTTTAATTCAACAAGGTTTTTTACAACGCACGCCACGCGGTCGTATCGTTAGCGATAATGCCTATTTGCACTTTGGTTTAGATATCCCAAAGCGTTAA
- a CDS encoding SIMPL domain-containing protein: protein MIRFLFFVGALLCGSNVMANALPEFPFITVSGQAEIKVKPDKATLNFVVTSIEAESEAALDNVNNTANKILFMLLKQGVNDKDIKSFSIAKQARRSQNLTYDQITIQGYEVTQRFEVSLQRLDNFPQIIDFLLNRDHVERLNTEFDLKDRQQLEYELIKQAGNNARINADNIAAAVGAKVDAVYGISQDRTFADFFASFGFDKNNFTALMSNEGGPNKGVFVPEHITLKTQVHVVYKLAQ, encoded by the coding sequence ATGATTAGGTTTTTATTTTTTGTCGGTGCTTTGCTTTGCGGCTCTAACGTGATGGCAAATGCTTTACCCGAATTTCCTTTTATTACCGTCTCGGGTCAGGCCGAGATCAAGGTTAAACCCGACAAAGCAACATTAAACTTTGTTGTTACTAGCATTGAAGCTGAATCAGAAGCTGCCCTTGATAATGTTAACAACACCGCCAATAAAATCTTGTTTATGTTATTAAAACAAGGGGTCAATGATAAGGACATTAAATCGTTTAGTATTGCTAAACAAGCCAGACGTTCTCAAAATCTCACCTATGATCAAATTACCATCCAAGGCTATGAAGTCACTCAGCGCTTTGAAGTGAGTTTACAGCGTTTAGATAATTTCCCCCAAATTATCGACTTCTTATTAAATCGTGATCATGTCGAGAGACTAAATACTGAATTTGATTTAAAAGACCGGCAACAATTGGAGTATGAACTGATAAAACAAGCGGGCAATAACGCGCGGATCAACGCAGATAACATAGCCGCTGCCGTTGGCGCCAAAGTTGATGCTGTTTATGGGATCAGCCAAGATCGCACGTTTGCCGATTTTTTTGCCTCATTTGGCTTTGATAAAAACAACTTTACGGCCCTAATGAGCAATGAGGGCGGACCGAATAAGGGGGTTTTTGTACCTGAGCACATCACCTTAAAAACTCAGGTACATGTCGTTTATAAGCTTGCCCAATAA
- a CDS encoding TIGR02450 family Trp-rich protein, with amino-acid sequence MNQINPKKLLHSKWQAVSPTNKEKHFIVTKVRFDETEKVSLCVLEAVYSHNQYHIDWRILKDKQKWLPGWK; translated from the coding sequence ATGAACCAAATCAACCCCAAAAAACTATTGCACAGTAAATGGCAAGCGGTAAGTCCAACAAATAAAGAAAAGCATTTTATTGTGACTAAAGTTCGATTTGATGAAACCGAAAAAGTCAGTTTGTGTGTATTAGAAGCCGTGTATAGCCACAACCAATACCATATCGATTGGCGGATTTTAAAAGATAAGCAAAAATGGTTACCCGGTTGGAAATAA